In Dysgonomonadaceae bacterium zrk40, one genomic interval encodes:
- a CDS encoding arabinan endo-1,5-alpha-L-arabinosidase: protein MTKSVETVSIRRQSRINIIQMQLAIRFCLFFICCLFFWSCGDKDVPPLPPDETDGQLNDFVPPSYNDNYTNVANWSQRSLWNLANVHDPTVMLADDGYYYMYQTDASYGNAHDGHGHFHARRSKNLVDWEYLGGTMEAAPNWVKNKLNEYRTIQGLPPIENPSYGFWAPVARNLGNGTYRMYYSIIIDNYIRTGNQNTIANFDNSWTERAFLGMAETSDPASNIWEDKGFVICSSSDKDMNDWYRTSTGDWNGYFLYNAIDPTYTITKEGEHWLTYGSWHSGIVTLQVDPGNGKPVATLGDPWNIQIDSPYGKRIAKRGSSRWQGSEAPEIIYNPETDYYYLFLAYDELSVAYNTRVARSRNIDGPYVGIDGLPALTANELLPVVTHPYKFMNDHGWVGLSHCAVFNDGKDNWYYASQGRLPHNVPGINASNAVMMGHVRAITWTADGWPMVMPERYGAVPDVPIKESELMGDWEHIDLGYSYANQKEPVTMTLGSDHKITAGTWKGSSWNYEATSGILTANGVKLYLSREVDWEANPRKHTIVYAGYTTAKTYWGKKK, encoded by the coding sequence ATGACTAAATCAGTTGAGACTGTCTCCATCAGGAGGCAGTCTCGTATTAATATTATCCAGATGCAACTTGCCATCAGATTTTGTCTTTTTTTTATATGCTGTTTGTTCTTCTGGTCATGTGGGGATAAGGATGTACCTCCCCTACCTCCTGACGAAACAGATGGTCAGCTTAACGATTTTGTGCCTCCCTCTTATAACGACAATTACACAAATGTTGCGAACTGGTCGCAACGATCCTTGTGGAATCTGGCCAATGTACACGACCCGACGGTGATGCTTGCCGACGACGGATATTATTACATGTACCAGACCGATGCCTCCTATGGTAATGCACACGATGGTCACGGACATTTTCACGCACGACGCTCAAAGAATTTAGTTGACTGGGAGTATCTGGGCGGTACAATGGAAGCTGCACCAAACTGGGTGAAGAACAAGCTAAACGAGTATCGCACAATACAGGGGCTTCCTCCGATAGAGAATCCCTCATATGGCTTTTGGGCACCCGTAGCCCGTAATCTGGGAAACGGTACCTACCGTATGTATTACTCAATTATCATAGATAATTACATCAGAACTGGCAATCAGAATACCATTGCCAACTTTGACAATTCATGGACGGAACGCGCCTTTTTAGGGATGGCTGAAACGAGCGATCCTGCCAGCAATATATGGGAAGATAAAGGATTTGTCATTTGCTCATCATCAGATAAGGATATGAACGACTGGTATCGTACATCCACCGGCGACTGGAACGGCTACTTCCTTTACAACGCAATAGACCCTACCTATACCATCACAAAAGAGGGAGAACATTGGTTGACCTATGGTTCCTGGCACAGTGGCATTGTGACCCTGCAGGTGGACCCCGGGAACGGGAAACCGGTGGCTACGCTGGGTGATCCCTGGAATATTCAGATTGATTCTCCTTACGGAAAACGAATAGCCAAAAGGGGGTCAAGCCGCTGGCAAGGCTCTGAAGCACCTGAAATAATCTATAATCCCGAAACGGATTACTATTATCTTTTCCTTGCCTACGATGAATTATCGGTTGCCTATAATACACGTGTGGCACGATCGCGAAATATCGACGGCCCTTATGTGGGCATTGATGGGCTACCGGCGCTGACGGCAAACGAACTCCTTCCGGTGGTAACACACCCTTACAAGTTCATGAACGACCATGGGTGGGTGGGGCTTTCCCACTGCGCAGTTTTCAACGACGGCAAAGACAACTGGTACTACGCTTCACAGGGTCGCCTGCCCCATAATGTTCCGGGCATCAATGCCAGCAATGCTGTCATGATGGGACATGTTCGCGCCATCACTTGGACAGCCGATGGTTGGCCTATGGTCATGCCCGAACGATATGGTGCTGTTCCGGATGTACCAATCAAAGAGAGTGAATTGATGGGAGATTGGGAACATATTGATCTTGGTTATAGCTATGCGAATCAAAAAGAACCGGTTACGATGACCCTGGGCTCCGATCATAAAATTACCGCTGGAACCTGGAAAGGTAGTTCCTGGAACTATGAAGCAACCAGTGGCATATTAACCGCCAACGGGGTAAAGCTTTATCTCAGTCGCGAAGTTGATTGGGAAGCAAACCCGCGAAAACATACCATTGTTTACGCAGGTTACACAACTGCAAAAACTTACTGGGGCAAAAAAAAATAA